Within the Anaerolineae bacterium genome, the region AGGTCGCCTGGACGGAGTGCGCCTGGCCTACGTGGGTGACGGGAACAACGTAGCCCACTCCCTCCTGCTAGGCGGAGCGAAACTGGGCGTGCACGTCTCGGTGGCGACTCCCCCCGACTATGCTCCTGATCCGGGCGTGGTCGAGTTGGCTCGAGTGGCAGCAGCCGAGACCGGCGCCGAGGTGACCCTCCTGGAAGACCCGGTCGAGGCGGTGCGCGCCGCCGATGTGATCTACACCGACGTGTGGACCAGCATGGGCCAAGAGGACGAAGCGCAGGAGCGCCGGGTCCGGTTTGCCCCTTACCGAGTGGACAGCGCGCTGGTAGCAGAGGCCTCCGCCGATGCGATCGTACTGCACTGCCTGCCCGCCCATCGTGGCGAGGAGATCACCGACGCGGTGATTGACGGTCCGCGCTCGGCTGTCTTCGACCAGGCCGAGAATCGTCTTCACGCCCAGAAAGCGGTCCTGGCCGCGCTCCTGGGCGAGGGCGGTACGTGGTAAGGTCAGGATTGCAGACCAGCGCTTGGCCGTGGCGTTTGTGCCCGCCCTGAGCGCGTCCCCGCGCCACGGACGGCTATCAACTGAAGGGATGCTCTAGTGTCTCAGCTCACCTGGCTGGTGCAGCGGCTGACCTGGCTCAGCCTGCTGGATATCCTCTTGGTGGCAGCCATCATCTATGGCCTGTTGACCATCTTGAGACGCACCCAGGCCGTCCTGGTGCTGCGTGGGCTGATTATCGTGGCCATCCTGGCCATCCTCATGACCAGCCTGCTTCCCCTGCCCGCTTTCACCTGGCTGATAAGGAACTCGCTGCCCGCACTCCTGGTGGCCATTCCGGTCATCTTCCAGCCTGAGCTGCGCCGAGCCCTGGAGCGGCTGGGACGCGCTGGACCCGTGGCCAGCTGGTTCGGGCGCGAGGTGGCCATGGACCTGGTAGTGGAGGAGGTGGCGGACGCCTGCGTGCGTCTGGGGGAGCGAAGGCACGGCGCACTCATCGTCTTCGAGCGCGAGACCGGCCTGCAGGACGTCATAGACACCGGCGTCCTGCTTGACGCGGAGGTGAGCAGCGAGCTGCTCCTCACCATCTTCTACCCCAACACAGCTCTGCACGACCAGGCGGTGGTCATCCGCGCTGATCGGATCGCGGCGGCCTCCTGTGTCCTCCCACTCTCCGAGCGCCTGGCTACCAGCCACGTCCTGGGCACCCGGCACAAGGCCGGGATCGGAGTGACCGAGCGCAGCGACGCCGTTTCCGTGATCGTTTCTGAGGAGACCGGTATCATCAGTATCGCCCATAACGGGCGCATGATCCGACGGTTGGACGGCGAGCGCCTGCGCAACATTCTCAAGGCATTCTTCGCCCAGTCGGGCGAGATCACCTTGGCGAGCCGGCTTCGGGGCGCGTTCCCCGGCAACAGCCGCCGGTCTCGGGCA harbors:
- the argF gene encoding ornithine carbamoyltransferase, producing MEGFPVDHLLTLADLSSAQVRRLLELARELRQEWRDAGNRPLLAGKALGMIFQKPSLRTRVSFERAMQHLGGTAIYLSPQEIRLGERESVADVARVLSRYVEAIMARVFAHSDIEQLATHASVPVINGLSDKYHPCQALADYLTIWDKLGRLDGVRLAYVGDGNNVAHSLLLGGAKLGVHVSVATPPDYAPDPGVVELARVAAAETGAEVTLLEDPVEAVRAADVIYTDVWTSMGQEDEAQERRVRFAPYRVDSALVAEASADAIVLHCLPAHRGEEITDAVIDGPRSAVFDQAENRLHAQKAVLAALLGEGGTW
- a CDS encoding TIGR00159 family protein, which encodes MSQLTWLVQRLTWLSLLDILLVAAIIYGLLTILRRTQAVLVLRGLIIVAILAILMTSLLPLPAFTWLIRNSLPALLVAIPVIFQPELRRALERLGRAGPVASWFGREVAMDLVVEEVADACVRLGERRHGALIVFERETGLQDVIDTGVLLDAEVSSELLLTIFYPNTALHDQAVVIRADRIAAASCVLPLSERLATSHVLGTRHKAGIGVTERSDAVSVIVSEETGIISIAHNGRMIRRLDGERLRNILKAFFAQSGEITLASRLRGAFPGNSRRSRAA